In Shinella sp. XGS7, a single genomic region encodes these proteins:
- the fusA gene encoding elongation factor G has translation MSRKTPIERYRNFGIMAHIDAGKTTTTERILYYTGKSHKIGEVHDGAATMDWMEQEQERGITITSAATTTFWKGRDGKTRRFNIIDTPGHVDFTIEVERSLRVLDGACMVYCAVGGVQPQSETVWRQANKYKVPRLAFVNKMDRTGANFFKVVDQMKTRLKANPVPIVIPIGAEENFKGVVDLLKMKAIIWDEASQGMKFEYQDIPADLAEVAQEWREKMVEAAAEASEELMNKYLESGELTEEEIKLAIRTRTIATEIQPMLCGTAFKNKGVQRMLDAVIDFLPSPVDIPPVAGTDEDDKEVTRKADDNEKFAALAFKLMTDPFVGQLTFVRVYSGVLQSGSTVFNPIKGKKERIGRILQMHANQREEVKEILAGDIAACVGLKEVTTGETLCDPDSVITLEKMVFPEPVISQAVEPKTKNDQEKMGLALNRLAAEDPSFRVKTDEESGQTIIAGMGELHLDIIVDRMRREFKVEANVGAPQVAYRETITRKSAVDVEGKFVRQSGGKGQYGHVVLTVEPQEAGKGFEFVDAIKGGVVPREYIPAVEKGVIDTLPNGVLAGFPVVDVKVTLTFGSYHDVDSNENAFKMAASMGFKEACRRASPVILEPMMAVEVETPEDYAGNVMGDLSSRRGMVQGMDDMVGGGKVIKAEVPLSEMFGYSTSLRSATQGRATYTMEFKHYSEAPKNVADAIITARAK, from the coding sequence ATGTCCCGCAAGACCCCCATCGAGCGCTACCGTAATTTCGGTATCATGGCGCACATCGACGCCGGCAAGACCACGACGACCGAGCGCATCCTCTACTACACCGGCAAGTCCCACAAGATCGGCGAAGTCCATGACGGCGCCGCGACCATGGACTGGATGGAGCAGGAGCAGGAACGCGGCATCACGATCACGTCGGCTGCCACCACGACCTTCTGGAAGGGCCGTGACGGCAAGACCCGCCGCTTCAACATCATCGACACCCCCGGCCACGTCGACTTCACCATCGAAGTCGAGCGTTCGCTGCGCGTTCTCGACGGTGCCTGCATGGTCTACTGCGCCGTGGGTGGCGTGCAGCCCCAGTCGGAAACCGTCTGGCGCCAGGCCAACAAGTACAAGGTGCCCCGTCTTGCCTTTGTGAACAAGATGGACCGCACCGGCGCGAACTTCTTCAAGGTCGTTGACCAGATGAAGACCCGCCTGAAGGCCAACCCCGTGCCCATCGTGATCCCGATCGGCGCCGAGGAAAACTTCAAGGGCGTGGTGGACCTGCTCAAGATGAAGGCCATCATCTGGGACGAGGCTTCCCAGGGCATGAAGTTCGAGTACCAGGACATCCCCGCCGATCTGGCCGAAGTGGCTCAGGAATGGCGCGAGAAGATGGTTGAGGCTGCGGCCGAAGCCAGCGAAGAGCTGATGAACAAGTACCTCGAGTCGGGCGAACTGACCGAGGAAGAGATCAAGCTGGCGATCCGCACCCGCACCATCGCCACCGAGATCCAGCCCATGCTCTGCGGCACCGCCTTCAAGAACAAGGGCGTGCAGCGCATGCTGGACGCGGTGATCGACTTCCTGCCCAGCCCGGTGGACATCCCCCCGGTCGCCGGCACCGACGAAGACGACAAGGAAGTCACCCGCAAGGCCGACGACAACGAGAAGTTCGCCGCCCTGGCCTTCAAGCTGATGACCGACCCGTTCGTGGGCCAGCTGACCTTTGTGCGCGTGTACTCCGGCGTGCTGCAGTCCGGCTCCACCGTCTTCAACCCCATCAAGGGCAAGAAGGAACGCATCGGCCGCATCCTGCAGATGCACGCCAACCAGCGTGAAGAGGTCAAGGAAATTCTGGCCGGCGACATCGCCGCCTGCGTGGGTCTGAAGGAAGTCACCACCGGTGAGACCCTGTGCGATCCGGATTCCGTCATCACCCTGGAAAAGATGGTCTTCCCCGAGCCCGTGATCTCGCAGGCCGTGGAACCCAAGACGAAGAACGACCAGGAAAAGATGGGCCTCGCCCTGAACCGCCTGGCCGCCGAAGACCCGTCCTTCCGCGTCAAGACCGACGAAGAGTCCGGCCAGACGATCATCGCAGGCATGGGTGAACTTCACCTCGACATCATCGTCGACCGCATGCGTCGCGAGTTCAAGGTCGAAGCCAACGTCGGCGCTCCGCAGGTTGCCTACCGCGAAACGATCACGCGCAAGAGCGCCGTCGATGTCGAAGGCAAGTTCGTGCGCCAGTCGGGCGGCAAGGGCCAGTACGGCCACGTGGTGCTGACCGTCGAGCCGCAGGAAGCCGGCAAGGGCTTCGAGTTCGTGGACGCCATCAAGGGCGGCGTGGTGCCGCGCGAGTACATCCCGGCGGTCGAGAAGGGTGTCATCGACACCCTGCCGAACGGCGTGCTGGCCGGCTTCCCGGTGGTGGACGTGAAGGTCACGCTGACCTTCGGCTCCTACCATGACGTGGACTCGAACGAAAACGCCTTCAAGATGGCCGCCTCGATGGGCTTCAAGGAAGCCTGCCGCCGCGCCAGCCCGGTGATCCTGGAGCCGATGATGGCCGTGGAAGTCGAGACCCCGGAAGACTACGCCGGCAACGTGATGGGCGATCTGTCCAGCCGTCGCGGCATGGTGCAGGGCATGGACGATATGGTCGGCGGTGGCAAGGTCATCAAGGCCGAGGTGCCGCTGAGCGAGATGTTCGGCTACTCCACCAGCCTGCGCTCGGCCACGCAAGGTCGCGCGACCTACACGATGGAGTTCAAGCACTACAGCGAGGCGCCGAAGAACGTCGCCGACGCCATCATCACCGCGCGCGCCAAGTAA
- the rpsG gene encoding 30S ribosomal protein S7, which produces MPRRREVPKREILPDPKFGSVDLSKFMNVIMESGKKAVAERIIYGALEQVEKKAGKDPLEVFMIALNNVKPMVEVKSRRVGGANYQVPVEVRPVRRMALAMRWLKDSARKRGEKSMAQRLANELLEASEGRGGAMKKRDEVHRMAEANKAFSHFRF; this is translated from the coding sequence ATGCCACGTCGTCGCGAAGTACCCAAGCGCGAAATCCTGCCGGATCCGAAGTTCGGTTCCGTCGATCTGTCCAAGTTCATGAACGTCATCATGGAATCGGGCAAGAAGGCGGTCGCAGAACGCATCATCTACGGTGCCCTGGAGCAGGTCGAGAAGAAGGCCGGCAAGGACCCGCTGGAAGTGTTCATGATCGCGCTGAACAACGTGAAGCCCATGGTCGAAGTGAAGTCCCGCCGCGTCGGCGGTGCGAACTACCAAGTTCCCGTGGAAGTTCGTCCCGTCCGTCGTATGGCCCTGGCCATGCGCTGGCTGAAGGATTCGGCCCGCAAGCGTGGTGAGAAGTCCATGGCCCAGCGTCTGGCCAACGAGCTGCTGGAGGCCTCCGAAGGCCGTGGCGGCGCGATGAAGAAGCGTGACGAAGTCCACCGCATGGCAGAAGCCAACAAGGCCTTCTCGCACTTCCGCTTCTAA
- a CDS encoding putative toxin-antitoxin system toxin component, PIN family, with product MPTPPERIVLDTQVVMDWLVFREASIQPLTQAVSDGSLLWIGHPEMLAELQHVLGRGVAAAWAPDLAEIEACFERLCQMQPQTPAPAVRLVCRDPDDQIFIDLALAAGARWLISRDRAVLALARRARKLGLEILTPAAWIKSRQAEATSPTPDVQT from the coding sequence ATGCCCACCCCACCCGAACGCATCGTGCTGGACACCCAGGTCGTGATGGACTGGCTGGTGTTCAGGGAAGCCTCCATACAGCCTCTCACTCAGGCCGTTAGCGATGGCTCACTTTTATGGATTGGCCACCCGGAGATGCTGGCGGAGCTCCAGCATGTGCTGGGGCGCGGCGTGGCCGCGGCCTGGGCGCCGGACCTGGCCGAGATCGAGGCCTGTTTCGAGCGCTTGTGCCAGATGCAGCCCCAGACTCCGGCGCCGGCGGTGCGCCTGGTCTGCCGCGATCCGGACGACCAGATCTTCATCGACCTGGCCCTGGCCGCGGGCGCGCGCTGGCTGATCTCGCGCGACCGGGCCGTGCTGGCCCTGGCGCGCCGGGCCCGCAAGCTGGGCTTGGAAATTCTGACGCCCGCCGCCTGGATCAAGAGCCGGCAGGCCGAAGCCACCTCCCCCACCCCCGACGTACAGACGTAA
- the rpsL gene encoding 30S ribosomal protein S12 — translation MPTINQLVRHGREAEVTKSKSPAMQNCPQRRGVCTRVYTTTPKKPNSALRKVAKIRLTNGFEVIGYIPGEGHNLQEHSVVMIRGGRVKDLPGVRYHIIRGVLDTQGVKNRKQRRSKYGAKRPKKA, via the coding sequence ATGCCAACTATCAACCAGCTGGTGCGCCACGGCCGTGAAGCCGAGGTCACCAAGTCCAAGTCGCCGGCAATGCAGAATTGCCCGCAACGCCGCGGCGTTTGCACCCGCGTCTACACGACGACCCCGAAGAAGCCGAACTCGGCTCTGCGTAAGGTCGCCAAGATCCGCCTGACCAATGGCTTCGAAGTCATCGGCTACATCCCGGGCGAAGGCCACAACCTGCAGGAACACTCTGTCGTCATGATCCGTGGCGGCCGCGTAAAGGACCTTCCGGGCGTGCGTTACCACATCATCCGCGGCGTTCTCGACACCCAGGGCGTCAAGAACCGCAAGCAGCGCCGCTCCAAGTACGGCGCGAAGCGTCCGAAGAAGGCCTAA
- the rpoC gene encoding DNA-directed RNA polymerase subunit beta', with the protein MNQEVMNLFNPQVPAQTFDSIRISIASPEKILSWSYGEIKKPETINYRTFKPERDGLFCARIFGPIKDYECLCGKYKRMKYKGIICEKCGVEVTLSRVRRERMGHIELAAPVAHIWFLKSLPSRIATLLDMTLKDVERVLYFEAYVVVDPGMTPLKKFSIMSEDDYDAKRAEFGDEFIALMGAEGIKKLLEEMDLDIEIDRLRNDMTGSELKVKKNSKRLKVMEAFKKSGIKPNWMVMDVLPVIPPDLRPLVPLDGGRFATSDLNDLYRRVINRNNRLKRLIELRAPGIIIRNEKRMLQESVDALFDNGRRGRVITGANKRPLKSLSDMLKGKQGRFRQNLLGKRVDYSGRSVIVTGPELKLHQCGLPKKMALELFKPFIYARLDAKGFSSTVKQAKKLVEKEKPEVWDILDEVIREHPVLLNRAPTLHRLGIQAFEPILVEGKAIQLHPLVCTAFNADFDGDQMAVHVPLSIEAQMEARTLMLASNNVLFPASGEPSIVPSQDVVLGLYYATRERTNGRGEGMVFSDVGEVIRALENRVVEITAKISVRLTEYSKHKDTGEWIPETKLVDTTVGRALLSEILPKGLPFSNINKALKKKEISRLINTSFRKCGLKETVVLADKLLQSGFKLATRAGISIAVDDMLVPKQKYELIERAEKEVKEIEQQYVSGLVTAGERYNKVVDIWGKTGDEVGKVMMAQLAKQKVLDRHGKEVDQESFNSIYMMADSGARGSAAQIRQLAGMRGLMAKPDGSIIETPITANFREGLNVLQYFISTHGARKGLADTALKTANSGYLTRRLVDVTQDLVVTENDCGTDNGMNMRALVEGGEVIESLRDRVLGRVAAIDVIHPETQAVLLPAGNMLDEDVLDVLEQAGVDEIKVRTPLTCDTRFGLCAKCYGRDLGRGGLVNQGEAVGVIAAQSIGEPGTQLTMRTFHIGGAASRAAVASSVEAKSDGIIGFNATMRYVTNGKGELVVISRSGEIVITDPHGRERERHKVPYGAILNIKADQTIKAGTILANWDPLTRPIITEFAGKAKFENVEEGVTVAKQVDEVTGLSTLVVIDPKRRGAAKVVKPQVKLLDANGNEVKIPGTDHSVTIGFQVGALIQVRDGQDLAPGEVLARIPVEGQKTRDITGGLPRVAELFEARSPKDVGVLAEQTGTVSFGKETKGKVRLEITDPEGRKHEVLVPKEKNILVHEGQVVNRGELIVDGAADPQDILRLLGVEALASYLVNEIQEVYRLQGVVINDKHIEVIVRQMLRRVQIVNSGDSSYIVNEQVERSELLDTNDRLRAEGKLPATYSDVLLGITKASLSTDSFISAASFQETTRVLTEAAIMGKRDELRGLKENVIVGRLIPAGTGMAFHDARRAKEAMDDAERRAIAMQEAEELAAAQMAGVDAPAEGSAE; encoded by the coding sequence AAGATCCTTTCCTGGTCGTATGGCGAGATCAAGAAGCCGGAAACCATCAACTACCGCACGTTCAAGCCGGAACGCGACGGTCTCTTCTGCGCGCGCATCTTCGGGCCGATCAAGGACTACGAGTGCCTGTGCGGCAAGTACAAGCGCATGAAGTACAAGGGCATCATCTGCGAAAAGTGCGGCGTCGAAGTCACGCTGTCGCGCGTTCGCCGCGAGCGCATGGGCCACATCGAGCTCGCCGCGCCCGTCGCCCATATCTGGTTCCTGAAGTCGCTGCCCTCGCGCATCGCCACGCTCCTCGACATGACGCTGAAGGATGTCGAGCGCGTTCTCTATTTCGAAGCCTATGTGGTGGTGGATCCGGGCATGACCCCGCTGAAGAAGTTCAGCATCATGTCCGAGGACGACTACGACGCGAAGCGCGCCGAATTCGGCGACGAGTTCATCGCGCTGATGGGCGCCGAGGGCATCAAGAAGCTGCTGGAGGAGATGGATCTCGACATCGAGATCGATCGCCTGCGCAACGACATGACCGGCTCCGAGCTCAAGGTCAAGAAGAATTCCAAGCGCCTCAAGGTGATGGAAGCCTTCAAGAAGTCGGGCATCAAGCCGAACTGGATGGTGATGGACGTGCTGCCGGTGATCCCGCCGGACCTGCGTCCGCTCGTTCCGCTCGACGGCGGCCGTTTCGCGACGTCGGACCTCAACGACCTCTATCGCCGCGTCATCAACCGCAACAACCGTCTGAAGCGCCTCATCGAGCTGCGCGCACCGGGCATCATCATCCGTAACGAGAAGCGCATGCTTCAGGAATCGGTTGACGCCCTGTTCGACAACGGCCGCCGCGGCCGCGTCATCACCGGCGCCAACAAGCGTCCGCTGAAGTCGCTGTCCGACATGCTCAAGGGCAAGCAGGGCCGCTTCCGCCAGAACCTGCTCGGCAAGCGCGTCGACTATTCCGGCCGTTCGGTCATCGTGACGGGTCCGGAACTCAAGCTGCACCAGTGCGGCCTGCCGAAGAAGATGGCGCTCGAACTGTTCAAGCCGTTCATCTACGCCCGCCTCGACGCCAAGGGTTTCTCCTCGACCGTCAAGCAGGCCAAGAAGCTGGTCGAAAAGGAAAAGCCGGAAGTCTGGGATATCCTCGACGAGGTCATCCGCGAGCATCCGGTTCTCCTCAACCGCGCGCCGACGCTGCACCGCCTGGGCATCCAGGCCTTCGAACCGATCCTGGTCGAAGGCAAGGCCATCCAGTTGCACCCGCTCGTCTGCACGGCCTTCAACGCCGACTTCGATGGCGACCAGATGGCCGTTCACGTCCCGCTCTCCATCGAGGCGCAGATGGAAGCCCGCACCCTGATGCTGGCCTCCAACAACGTGCTGTTCCCGGCCTCGGGCGAGCCCTCCATCGTCCCGTCGCAAGACGTGGTGCTGGGCCTGTACTACGCCACCCGCGAGCGTACCAACGGCCGCGGCGAAGGCATGGTGTTCAGCGATGTGGGTGAAGTCATCCGCGCGCTGGAAAACCGCGTGGTCGAGATCACCGCCAAGATCAGCGTGCGCCTGACCGAGTACAGCAAGCACAAGGACACGGGCGAGTGGATCCCCGAGACCAAGCTGGTGGACACGACCGTCGGCCGTGCCCTGCTGTCCGAGATCCTGCCCAAGGGCCTGCCGTTCTCGAACATCAACAAGGCGCTGAAGAAGAAGGAAATCTCGCGCCTCATCAACACCTCCTTCCGCAAGTGCGGTCTGAAGGAAACCGTGGTGCTGGCCGACAAGCTGCTGCAAAGCGGTTTCAAGCTCGCCACGCGCGCCGGCATCTCCATCGCGGTGGACGACATGCTGGTGCCCAAGCAGAAGTACGAGCTGATCGAGCGCGCCGAGAAGGAAGTCAAGGAGATCGAGCAGCAGTACGTCTCCGGTCTGGTGACGGCCGGCGAGCGCTACAACAAGGTCGTGGACATCTGGGGCAAGACCGGTGACGAAGTGGGCAAGGTCATGATGGCCCAGCTCGCCAAGCAGAAGGTCCTGGACCGCCATGGCAAGGAAGTGGATCAGGAGTCCTTCAACTCCATCTACATGATGGCCGACTCCGGTGCCCGCGGTAGCGCGGCCCAGATCCGCCAGCTGGCCGGTATGCGCGGCCTGATGGCCAAGCCGGACGGCTCGATCATCGAGACGCCCATTACCGCGAACTTCCGTGAAGGTCTGAACGTTCTGCAGTACTTCATCTCCACCCACGGTGCTCGTAAGGGCCTGGCGGATACGGCGCTGAAGACCGCGAACTCCGGCTACCTGACCCGTCGCCTGGTCGACGTGACCCAGGATCTGGTCGTGACCGAGAACGACTGCGGCACCGACAACGGCATGAATATGCGTGCCCTGGTCGAAGGCGGTGAAGTCATCGAATCGCTGCGCGACCGCGTGCTGGGTCGTGTGGCGGCGATCGACGTCATCCACCCGGAGACGCAAGCGGTGCTGCTGCCCGCCGGCAATATGCTGGACGAGGACGTGCTGGACGTGCTGGAACAGGCCGGCGTGGACGAGATCAAGGTCCGCACTCCGCTGACCTGCGACACCCGCTTCGGTCTGTGCGCCAAGTGCTATGGCCGCGATCTGGGCCGTGGTGGTCTGGTGAACCAGGGTGAGGCTGTGGGCGTGATCGCCGCACAGTCCATCGGTGAACCGGGTACCCAGCTGACCATGCGTACCTTCCACATCGGTGGTGCGGCTTCGCGTGCGGCCGTGGCTTCCAGCGTGGAAGCCAAGTCGGACGGCATCATCGGCTTCAATGCCACGATGCGCTACGTCACGAACGGCAAGGGCGAGCTGGTGGTGATTTCCCGCTCCGGCGAGATCGTCATCACCGACCCGCACGGCCGTGAGCGCGAGCGTCACAAGGTGCCTTACGGCGCGATCCTGAACATCAAGGCCGACCAGACCATCAAGGCTGGCACCATCCTGGCCAACTGGGATCCGCTGACCCGCCCGATCATCACCGAGTTCGCCGGTAAGGCGAAGTTCGAGAACGTCGAGGAAGGCGTCACCGTCGCCAAGCAGGTGGACGAAGTCACCGGTCTGTCGACCCTGGTCGTGATCGACCCGAAGCGCCGCGGCGCAGCCAAGGTCGTCAAGCCGCAGGTCAAGCTGCTGGATGCCAATGGCAACGAGGTGAAGATCCCCGGTACCGACCACTCGGTGACCATCGGCTTCCAGGTCGGCGCCCTGATCCAGGTGCGCGACGGCCAGGACCTGGCGCCTGGTGAGGTGCTGGCCCGTATCCCGGTGGAAGGTCAGAAGACCCGCGACATTACCGGCGGTCTGCCGCGTGTGGCCGAGCTCTTCGAAGCCCGTTCGCCCAAGGATGTCGGCGTGCTGGCCGAGCAGACCGGTACCGTGTCCTTCGGCAAGGAGACCAAGGGCAAGGTTCGCCTCGAGATCACCGATCCGGAAGGCCGCAAGCACGAGGTGCTGGTGCCCAAGGAAAAGAACATCCTGGTGCACGAAGGCCAGGTGGTGAACCGCGGCGAACTGATCGTGGACGGCGCTGCAGATCCGCAGGACATCCTGCGCCTGCTGGGCGTGGAAGCACTCGCTTCCTACCTCGTGAACGAAATCCAGGAAGTCTACCGACTGCAGGGCGTTGTGATCAACGACAAGCACATCGAGGTGATCGTTCGCCAGATGCTGCGTCGCGTGCAGATCGTCAACTCGGGCGACTCCAGCTACATCGTCAACGAGCAGGTCGAGCGTTCGGAGCTGCTGGATACCAACGACCGTCTGCGTGCCGAAGGCAAGCTGCCGGCCACGTATTCCGACGTGCTGCTGGGTATCACCAAGGCCTCGCTGTCGACCGACTCCTTCATCTCCGCGGCGTCCTTCCAGGAAACCACCCGCGTGCTGACCGAGGCTGCCATCATGGGCAAGCGCGACGAGCTGCGCGGTCTGAAGGAGAATGTGATCGTCGGCCGCCTGATCCCCGCGGGTACCGGCATGGCCTTCCATGACGCCCGTCGTGCCAAGGAAGCCATGGACGACGCCGAGCGTCGCGCCATCGCCATGCAAGAAGCCGAGGAGCTGGCTGCGGCCCAGATGGCTGGCGTGGATGCGCCTGCCGAGGGTTCGGCCGAGTAA